From the Phoenix dactylifera cultivar Barhee BC4 chromosome 10, palm_55x_up_171113_PBpolish2nd_filt_p, whole genome shotgun sequence genome, one window contains:
- the LOC103722826 gene encoding probable serine/threonine-protein kinase WNK3 — protein sequence MAADSCSSEQEQDEPDAEFSEVDPTGRYGRYGEILGKGAFKTVYKAFDELEGIEVAWNQVKVADVLRNSEDLERLYSEVHLLKTLKHKNIIKFYNSWVDSMHDNINFITEVFTSGTLRQYRKKHKHVDVRALKNWSRQILSGLLYLHSHDPPIIHRDLKCDNIFVNGNQGEVKIGDLGLAAILLHAHSAHSVIGTPEFMAPELYEEEYNELVDIYAFGMCLLELVTFEYPYSECTNAAQIYKKVTSGVKPASLAKVKDPTIKRFIEKCIASASERLPARELLRDPFLLPDIENERSSYLQPVPDHADNANCSNASASHACLQEEPPITGRDFTVEGRRKDIKTIFLKLRIADSTGQVRNIHFPFDIEVDTSISVATEMVAELDLTDQDVTAIAAMIDAEILAHVPEWMPGEALDGHVNTYASDNLDTEAEDVLSRLPNESDHPSGALVLERLPSGRKYWSSSPRRTGEESPLCPTLSNASVELNLHASDDAPIEVYEQQNDGLNNDGQREYQSHGSTSSNQRTDSPQPNGSGKDNLEIDSSLASPGLQNASPADMINQGHDVASVSQWFCNQHRATDEQRVGDDEHLSNTLLEIESEDVKSVVQKLKHLMVQQQKEIDELKRKHEMAIADVLKGLPPQLRNTTLDKCCLKINVK from the exons ATGGCGGCAGATTCGTGCTCGTCCGAGCAGGAGCAAGACGAGCCGGACGCCGAGTTCTCGGAGGTCGATCCAACCGGTCGCTATGGCCGG TATGGAGAGATATTAGGAAAGGGCGCTTTCAAGACAGT CTATAAAGCATTTGATGAATTGGAAGGAATAGAAGTTGCTTGGAACCAGGTGAAGGTGGCTGATGTACTGCGGAACTCGGAAGACCTGGAACGCCTCTATTCTGAAGTTCACTTGCTCAAGACTCTGAAACACAAGAATATAATTAAGTTTTACAACTCATGGGTTGATAGCATGCATGATAATATCAACTTCATCACTGAGGTCTTCACCTCTGGGACATTGCGCCA GTACCGCAAGAAACATAAGCATGTAGATGTAAGAGCATTGAAGAATTGGTCCAGACAAATATTGAGTGGCCTTCTCTACCTCCACAGTCATGACCCACCAATTATTCACAGGGACCTGAAATGTGACAATATATTTGTGAATGGAAACCAGGGTGAGGTCAAGATTGGTGACCTTGGATTGGCAGCTATTCTTCTCCATGCTCATTCAGCTCACAGTGTTATTG GTACACCGGAGTTCATGGCTCCAGAGCTATATGAGGAAGAATACAATGAGCTGGTTGACATTTATGCATTTGGCATGTGCTTACTGGAGCTGGTGACATTTGAGTACCCATATTCCGAATGTACCAATGCAGCACAAATATACAAAAAAGTGACATCA GGAGTCAAGCCTGCATCATTGGCAAAGGTGAAGGATCCTACAATTAAACGATTTATAGAAAAATGCATTGCCAGTGCTTCTGAGAGATTGCCTGCAAGAGAATTATTAAGGGATCCTTTTCTGCTACCAGATATTGAGAATGAAAGATCAAGCTATCTGCAGCCTGTTCCCGATCATGCAG ATAATGCCAACTGTTCCAATGCAAGTGCCAGCCATGCATGTCTACAAGAAGAACCGCCCATTACTGGCCGAGATTTCACAGTCGAAGGTCGGCGCAAAGACATTAAGACGATATTTCTAAAGCTACGAATTGCAGATTCAACAG GTCAAGTTCGCAACATCCACTTCCCATTTGATATTGAAGTAGACACATCAATCAGTGTCGCCACTGAAATGGTTGCTGAGCTAGACCTTACAGATCAAGATGTTACAGCAATTGCTGCAATGATAGATGCAGAAATATTGGCCCATGTTCCAGAATGGATGCCAGGAGAAGCTCTTGACGGTCATGTCAATACATATGCTTCAGATAACCTTGACACTGAAGCTGAAGATGTACTTTCTCGTTTGCCCAATGAATCAGATCATCCCTCTGGTGCTCTAGTGCTAGAACGGCTACCTTCTGGTCGGAAGTACTGGTCTAGTTCTCCTAGGCGAACTGGCGAGGAGTCTCCACTGTGTCCTACACTGTCCAACGCCTCTGTTGAGTTGAATCTGCATGCAAGTGATGATGCACCTATTGAGGTTTATGAGCAGCAAAATGATGGCTTAAATAATGATGGACAGAGGGAATATCAGTCCCATGGCAGCACTTCATCTAACCAGCGGACAGATTCCCCCCAACCTAATGGCAGTGGTAAAGATAATTTGGAAATTGATTCCTCATTAGCATCTCCTGGTTTACAAAATGCATCCCCAGCTGATATGATTAATCAAGGTCATGATGTGGCTTCTGTAAGTCAGTGGTTCTGCAATCAACATCGAGCCACTGATGAGCAACGTGTGGGTGATGATGAACACTTGTCTAATACATTATTGGAAATTGAGTCGGAGGATGTGAAATCTGTTGTGCAGAAATTAAAGCATTTGATGGTCCAGCAGCAAAAAGAAATCGATGAATTAAAAAGGAAGCATGAGATGGCTATAGCAGATGTGTTAAAGGGACTGCCTCCTCAACTTCGTAATACGACATTAGATAAATGTTGCTTGAAAATTAATGTTAAATAG
- the LOC103722824 gene encoding elongation factor Tu, chloroplastic-like, with the protein MASITMIAAGAAAAATSKPLLPSSSPKPPQTNTSSLLSSSWSLSGTHNISISVSRKPATSLPPRHGGGLHVVRAARGKFERKKPHVNIGTIGHVDHGKTTLTAALTMALASHGNSAPKKYDEIDAAPEERARGITINTATVEYETASRHYAHVDCPGHADYVKNMITGAAQMDGAILVVSGADGPMPQTKEHILLAKQVGVPNMVVFLNKQDQVDDEELLQLVELEVRELLTSYEFPGDDVPIISGSALLALEALMANPNMKRGENPWVDKIYELMDAVDNYIPIPQRQTDLPFLLAIEDVFSITGRGTVATGRVERGTIKIGDTVEIVGLRDTRTTTVTGVEMFQKTLDDALAGDNVGLLLRGIQKVDIQRGMVLAKPGTITPHTKFTAIVYVLKKEEGGRHSPFFPGYRPQFYMRTTDVTGKVTTIMNDKDEESKMVMPGDRVKMVVELIMPVACEQGMRFAIREGGKTVGAGVIQSIIE; encoded by the coding sequence ATGGCCTCCATCACTATGATAGCCGCCGGAGCTGCGGCCGCCGCCACCTCCAagcccctcctcccctcctcttCCCCTAAGCCTCCTCAGACTAACACCTCTTCTTTATTATCCTCTTCCTGGTCTCTTTCTGGCACCCACAACATCTCCATCTCCGTCTCCCGGAAGCCCGCGACTAGCCTCCCGCCCCGCCATGGCGGCGGCCTGCACGTCGTCCGCGCCGCCCGCGGCAAGTTCGAGCGGAAGAAGCCCCACGTCAATATCGGCACCATCGGGCACGTCGACCACGGCAAGACCACCCTGACCGCTGCCCTCACCATGGCCCTCGCCTCCCACGGAAACAGCGCCCCCAAGAAGTACGACGAGATCGACGCCGCCCCCGAGGAGCGCGCCCGCGGCATCACCATCAACACCGCCACCGTCGAGTACGAGACCGCCTCCCGCCACTACGCCCACGTCGACTGCCCCGGCCACGCCGACTACGTCAAGAACATGATCACCGGCGCCGCCCAGATGGACGGCGCCATCCTTGTCGTCTCCGGCGCCGACGGCCCCATGCCCCAGACCAAAGAACACATCCTCTTAGCCAAGCAGGTGGGCGTCCCCAACATGGTGGTCTTCCTCAATAAGCAGGACCAGGTCGACGACGAGGAGCTTCTTCAGCTCGTCGAGCTCGAGGTCCGCGAGCTCCTCACCTCCTATGAATTCCCCGGTGATGACGTCCCCATCATCTCCGGCTCTGCCCTCCTCGCCCTTGAAGCCCTCATGGCCAACCCCAACATGAAGCGTGGCGAAAACCCCTGGGTCGACAAGATTTATGAGCTCATGGATGCCGTCGACAACTACATCCCCATCCCCCAGCGCCAGACCGATCTCCCCTTCCTCCTCGCCATCGAAGATGTATTCTCCATCACTGGTCGTGGGACAGTCGCCACTGGCCGTGTCGAGCGTGGCACGATCAAGATCGGCGATACCGTCGAGATTGTCGGCCTCAGGGATACCCGCACCACCACTGTCACCGGTGTGGAGATGTTCCAGAAGACTCTTGATGATGCTTTGGCCGGCGACAATGTGGGGCTCCTCCTCAGAGGTATCCAGAAGGTTGACATCCAGCGTGGAATGGTGCTAGCCAAGCCCGGCACCATTACGCCGCATACCAAGTTCACAGCTATTGTGTATGTGCTCAAGAAGGAGGAGGGTGGCCGGCACTCGCCGTTCTTCCCTGGGTACAGGCCACAATTTTACATGCGGACTACTGATGTTACCGGCAAGGTCACGACCATTATGAATGATAAGGACGAGGAGTCGAAGATGGTCATGCCCGGAGACCGTGTCAAGATGGTTGTGGAGCTTATCATGCCTGTTGCTTGTGAGCAGGGTATGCGCTTTGCCATCAGGGAGGGTGGTAAGACTGTCGGGGCCGGCGTCATTCAGTCCATTATTGAGTAA
- the LOC103722827 gene encoding uncharacterized protein LOC103722827 has protein sequence MQDTFSIPSCFTPGEPTADDPTSIAATRSGRSIVASVYRTMIAGHCRLITVTWCRDVRVHGLSISVVEDSDNVDETNMISSKRHSCKVELRPWCFWRKHGWKRFHVEGKPVDVFWDLKSAKFSGEPEPRSDYYVAVVSDDEVVLLLGDLNKEAYRRTGSRPAAIDATLVSRKEHVFGKKRFVARSILSEKGKLHEILIECSNRSSSSSIGRSNMDPEMVIKVDAHVAIHVRHLQWKFRGNQSITVNKARVEVYWDVHDWLFSPGLTHALFIFKPRSLLHSSTSSSPSLMSSFDGKDSDADGSSGFCLFLYAWKLE, from the coding sequence ATGCAAGACACATTCTCCATCCCTTCCTGTTTCACGCCGGGCGAGCCGACGGCCGATGATCCCACATCTATTGCTGCAACCAGGTCAGGCCGGAGCATCGTGGCATCGGTCTATCGGACCATGATCGCCGGCCACTGCCGATTGATCACTGTGACTTGGTGCAGAGATGTCCGAGTTCATGGACTGTCCATTTCGGTGGTGGAGGATTCAGACAATGTTGATGAGACTAACATGATCAGCAGCAAACGGCATAGCTGCAAGGTGGAGCTGCGGCCATGGTGCTTCTGGCGCAAACATGGCTGGAAGCGCTTCCACGTGGAAGGGAAACCTGTCGATGTGTTCTGGGATCTTAAGAGCGCAAAATTCTCAGGCGAACCCGAGCCTCGATCCGACTACTATGTCGCGGTGGTCTCCGACGATGAGGTGGTCCTCCTCCTTGGTGATCTTAACAAGGAGGCCTACCGGAGGACGGGGTCTCGGCCAGCAGCAATAGATGCCACCTTGGTGTCCAGAAAGGAGCACGTCTTTGGCAAGAAGAGGTTTGTGGCAAGATCCATACTCAGTGAGAAGGGGAAGCTCCATGAGATACTCATCGAGTGCAGCAAcaggagcagcagcagcagcattgGAAGAAGCAACATGGATCCAGAGATGGTGATAAAGGTTGATGCGCATGTGGCCATTCATGTGAGACATCTCCAATGGAAGTTTAGAGGCAATCAGTCTATCACAGTGAACAAAGCTAGAGTGGAAGTGTATTGGGATGTTCATGACTGGCTCTTCAGCCCTGGTCTGACGCACGCATTGTTCATATTTAAGCCTCGGTCTCTACTGCACTCTTCTACGTCGTCCTCCCCTTCATTGATGAGTTCTTTTGATGGAAAGGATTCCGATGCAGACGGATCATCTGGATTTTGCTTGTTTCTTTATGCCTGGAAGTTAGAATGA